A region from the uncultured Draconibacterium sp. genome encodes:
- a CDS encoding dihydrolipoamide acetyltransferase family protein, whose amino-acid sequence MATPIIMPRQGQSVESCIFTEWTKEVGEEVKKGEVLFAYETDKASFEQEAEEDGVLLAVFCEEGDEVPVLQTIGVIGQQGENIDEFSAGTAPEAAAEIKEEVEEAPEEKEEEVKVVLKEKAEGEKVKISPRAKNLAEKDAVPYESIEGSGPGGRVIERDVKAFEASQPKLSPLAKEVAKAEGLEATGAGSGLAGTVKASDLGTNPVYADDFEIKKMPHIRKLIAKAMHQSLQNSAQLTHHLGADARRLLSLRKEIKAKEGAPNITLNDMVCFAVIKALKQFPDVNAHFLGDSVKYFNKVHLGLAVDTDRGLMVPVIKNADDLSITGLCNQFKEVADACRTGSIDPELLSSEAASFTVSNLGNYGVEMFTPVINLPQVAILGVNTIVPRPKDMGDGVYGFVPYMGLSLTYDHQALDGGMATRFVKQVAIEIENLTFDY is encoded by the coding sequence ATGGCTACACCAATAATAATGCCTCGCCAGGGGCAGTCTGTTGAATCCTGCATTTTTACCGAATGGACAAAAGAAGTGGGAGAGGAAGTGAAAAAGGGCGAAGTACTTTTTGCCTACGAAACTGATAAAGCATCGTTTGAGCAGGAAGCCGAAGAAGATGGTGTTTTGTTGGCTGTGTTTTGCGAAGAAGGAGATGAGGTTCCTGTTTTGCAAACCATTGGCGTAATAGGTCAGCAGGGCGAAAATATCGACGAGTTTTCTGCCGGAACTGCACCGGAGGCAGCAGCTGAAATAAAAGAAGAAGTTGAGGAAGCACCTGAAGAAAAAGAAGAAGAAGTTAAGGTTGTGCTGAAAGAAAAAGCAGAAGGTGAAAAAGTGAAAATTTCTCCTCGCGCCAAAAATCTGGCCGAAAAAGATGCCGTTCCCTATGAGTCGATTGAAGGATCAGGTCCTGGTGGACGCGTAATCGAACGTGATGTTAAAGCTTTTGAAGCATCGCAGCCGAAACTATCGCCACTGGCTAAAGAAGTTGCCAAAGCAGAAGGTCTTGAGGCGACAGGCGCCGGTAGCGGATTGGCAGGAACAGTAAAAGCTTCTGATTTGGGAACAAATCCGGTTTATGCCGATGATTTCGAGATCAAGAAAATGCCTCACATCCGTAAGCTGATTGCCAAAGCAATGCACCAGTCCTTGCAGAATTCGGCACAGCTGACACATCATTTAGGTGCCGATGCAAGACGGTTACTTTCCTTGCGTAAAGAAATTAAAGCCAAAGAAGGTGCACCAAATATTACACTGAACGATATGGTTTGTTTTGCCGTTATCAAAGCGCTGAAACAATTCCCTGATGTAAATGCACATTTCCTTGGTGATAGTGTAAAATACTTCAACAAAGTACATCTTGGTTTAGCTGTTGATACCGACCGTGGTTTGATGGTTCCTGTAATTAAAAATGCAGACGATCTTTCAATTACCGGTTTGTGTAACCAGTTTAAAGAGGTTGCTGATGCTTGTCGTACCGGAAGTATCGATCCGGAATTGCTTTCTTCTGAAGCGGCATCGTTTACGGTTTCAAACCTTGGAAATTACGGTGTTGAAATGTTTACACCGGTTATCAACCTTCCACAGGTAGCTATTCTTGGTGTAAATACTATTGTGCCACGACCAAAAGATATGGGCGACGGAGTTTATGGTTTTGTGCCGTACATGGGCTTGAGTTTAACATACGATCACCAGGCTTTGGATGGCGGAATGGCAACACGTTTTGTGAAGCAGGTGGCTATTGAGATTGAAAACTTAACCTTTGACTATTAA
- a CDS encoding GntR family transcriptional regulator translates to MRLSKNLPQYKVVYEIIRKHISDGVYKKGDILPSENELCAVHQTTRPTVRKALDRLVHEGYIKKKQGKGSIVMGVPRGVGILSLSGTTSAVGQENLVTKIIVKPEVRQWDTTNFAFPLLNNEQEFGCIYFERLRIMNKVPVFYDITMMPNINLRRFISRNLENKSLFNILRTMYDIEVTGGEQRLMAILADQKIQEYLNVKEGHPILHLNRKLETSREGFFIYSQVYCNSEKYAIFGTF, encoded by the coding sequence ATGCGTCTGAGCAAAAATTTACCACAATACAAAGTTGTTTACGAAATTATCAGAAAACACATTTCGGATGGCGTATATAAAAAAGGAGATATCCTGCCATCGGAAAATGAACTTTGTGCGGTACATCAGACCACCAGACCCACTGTAAGAAAAGCACTTGACCGCTTGGTACATGAGGGCTATATTAAGAAAAAGCAGGGTAAGGGCAGCATTGTAATGGGGGTTCCGCGCGGGGTTGGAATTTTGTCGCTTTCGGGTACTACCAGTGCGGTGGGGCAGGAAAATCTGGTAACAAAAATTATTGTAAAGCCCGAAGTAAGGCAGTGGGATACCACCAATTTTGCTTTTCCGCTTTTAAACAACGAGCAAGAGTTTGGATGTATTTATTTTGAGCGCCTCCGCATAATGAATAAAGTGCCGGTTTTTTACGACATCACCATGATGCCGAACATCAACCTGCGCCGGTTTATCAGCCGAAACCTGGAAAACAAGTCCCTTTTCAATATTCTTCGTACGATGTACGACATTGAAGTTACCGGTGGTGAGCAGCGTTTGATGGCTATTCTTGCCGACCAAAAAATTCAGGAGTACCTGAATGTTAAAGAGGGGCACCCCATCCTTCACCTCAACCGCAAACTGGAAACCAGTCGCGAGGGATTTTTTATCTATAGCCAGGTGTACTGCAACAGCGAGAAGTACGCCATTTTCGGCACTTTTTAA
- a CDS encoding PHP domain-containing protein, with protein sequence MNFLKEFPDVETLMRIGGDIEIPNVNGHIHTPYSFSSFDRISQIFDLAKDEEVEVLGINDFFVSDGFNEFYSFAVKNGVFPLFNVEFIGLIPELQRRNVTINDPSNPGRIYFSGKGLNYPYRVSEENKQFLEELIKESQKQVAKMIEKVNYLLQAIYPEMNLTYDEVKEKYAKELVRERHIAKAIRILVDENYPKMSGKRMFYTELFDIEPKANPEDIPAIENEIRSRLLKAGGLAFVPESPASFPAVDRIKEYILDAGGIPCYPVLLDDRKGNLITGFESDWEQMDERLKTMNVHMLELIPSRNSVEKLREFVKFFTRKGYVVSLGSEHNTPGIFPLEVKIDGEHELPEDLKKVSYEGACVIAAHQYLKTNGLEGFVTPDGNRTGKSLEDLKALGNAVIKELIA encoded by the coding sequence ATGAATTTTCTAAAAGAATTTCCTGATGTTGAAACGTTGATGCGCATTGGAGGCGACATCGAAATACCAAATGTAAATGGCCACATCCACACGCCATACTCGTTTAGCTCTTTTGATCGGATTTCACAAATCTTTGATCTGGCAAAAGATGAAGAGGTTGAGGTGTTGGGAATAAACGACTTTTTTGTGTCAGACGGTTTTAACGAGTTTTACAGTTTTGCCGTTAAGAATGGCGTTTTTCCATTGTTCAACGTCGAATTTATCGGCCTTATTCCCGAATTGCAACGTCGCAACGTAACAATAAACGACCCGAGTAATCCGGGGCGCATTTATTTCAGTGGCAAAGGTTTAAATTATCCGTACCGGGTATCGGAAGAAAACAAGCAGTTTTTGGAAGAGCTTATCAAAGAAAGTCAGAAGCAAGTGGCAAAAATGATTGAAAAAGTAAACTACTTGCTGCAGGCTATTTATCCGGAGATGAATTTGACCTACGACGAAGTGAAAGAAAAATATGCAAAAGAGCTGGTACGCGAACGTCATATTGCCAAAGCTATTCGTATTCTTGTTGATGAGAATTACCCAAAAATGTCGGGTAAGCGAATGTTTTACACCGAGCTTTTTGATATTGAACCCAAGGCAAACCCTGAAGATATTCCGGCCATTGAAAACGAAATTCGGAGCCGATTGCTAAAAGCAGGAGGACTGGCTTTTGTTCCTGAATCGCCGGCATCGTTTCCGGCAGTTGACCGAATAAAAGAATACATATTGGATGCAGGGGGGATACCTTGCTACCCGGTTTTGCTCGACGATAGAAAAGGAAATCTTATTACCGGATTTGAAAGTGATTGGGAGCAGATGGATGAGCGTTTAAAAACCATGAATGTACACATGCTGGAGCTTATCCCATCAAGAAACTCAGTAGAGAAGCTGCGCGAGTTTGTAAAATTCTTTACACGAAAAGGCTATGTTGTTTCCTTAGGTTCAGAACATAACACACCGGGAATATTCCCGCTGGAGGTAAAAATAGATGGCGAGCACGAATTGCCTGAAGACCTGAAGAAGGTGTCCTACGAGGGGGCTTGTGTAATTGCTGCACATCAGTACCTAAAAACCAACGGTCTGGAAGGTTTTGTTACACCCGATGGAAATCGTACAGGTAAATCCCTCGAGGATTTAAAAGCTTTAGGAAATGCAGTAATAAAAGAACTTATTGCTTAA
- the lpdA gene encoding dihydrolipoyl dehydrogenase: MKYDLAIIGAGPGGYVAAERAGAKGLKVVLFEKKELGGVCLNEGCIPTKTLLYGAKIYDSAKSGSKYGVEANDLSFSFDKMMARKNKVVKKLVGGVGMKMKQFKVDVVNDAAMIKKRSAEGIEIEAGGKLYNAANLMISTGSEAFVPPIPGVQDNENILTNREILQLKEQPKSLVIIGGGVIGMEFASFFNSLGTKVTIVEMLDEILTGMDKEQSAMLRQLYAKKGIEFNLSSKVTKVDGTKVSFEKDGKTTEIEGDKILMSVGRKPVTTGFGLENLGVELFKGGIKVDEKMRTNIPNVYAAGDVTGFSLLAHTASREGEVVVNNLSGRPDKMRYNAIPGVVYTNPEISGVGLTEETAKAKGVDYKIAELPMAYAGRFVAENEGGSGSCKVLVGAKYGEVLGVHMIGNPSSEMIYGACMAIEAEMTLKEMEEVVFPHPTVSEIFKETVFSFGH, from the coding sequence ATGAAGTACGATTTAGCAATAATAGGTGCCGGGCCGGGCGGATATGTTGCCGCTGAAAGAGCTGGAGCAAAGGGACTGAAAGTAGTTCTTTTCGAAAAGAAAGAGCTTGGTGGTGTTTGTTTGAATGAAGGTTGTATTCCAACAAAAACATTGCTTTACGGTGCGAAAATTTACGATAGCGCAAAAAGCGGAAGTAAATACGGTGTTGAAGCAAACGATCTGTCGTTTAGCTTTGATAAGATGATGGCACGTAAGAATAAAGTGGTGAAGAAATTGGTTGGCGGCGTTGGCATGAAAATGAAGCAGTTTAAAGTGGATGTGGTCAACGACGCGGCAATGATAAAAAAGAGAAGTGCTGAAGGTATAGAGATTGAAGCAGGAGGTAAGCTTTATAATGCTGCCAACCTGATGATTAGTACCGGCTCTGAAGCTTTTGTGCCACCAATTCCTGGTGTGCAAGACAATGAAAACATTCTTACCAACCGCGAAATTTTGCAGTTGAAAGAGCAGCCAAAATCATTGGTGATTATTGGTGGTGGTGTTATCGGTATGGAGTTCGCCAGCTTTTTTAATAGCCTTGGTACCAAAGTTACCATTGTTGAAATGCTGGATGAGATCCTGACCGGGATGGACAAAGAACAAAGTGCTATGTTGCGTCAGCTATATGCAAAAAAAGGCATCGAATTCAATTTGTCGTCAAAAGTTACCAAAGTTGACGGAACAAAAGTAAGCTTCGAAAAAGATGGTAAAACTACAGAAATCGAAGGCGATAAAATATTAATGAGCGTTGGCCGGAAGCCGGTTACCACGGGTTTTGGTTTGGAAAATCTGGGCGTTGAATTATTCAAAGGCGGAATTAAGGTCGATGAAAAAATGCGCACCAATATTCCGAACGTTTATGCAGCAGGCGATGTAACTGGTTTTTCATTGTTGGCACACACGGCCAGCCGCGAAGGCGAAGTGGTGGTAAACAACCTTTCAGGTCGCCCGGATAAAATGCGTTACAATGCTATTCCCGGAGTGGTTTATACCAACCCGGAAATTTCGGGTGTTGGATTGACTGAGGAAACTGCAAAGGCAAAAGGAGTAGACTATAAAATTGCTGAACTGCCAATGGCTTATGCCGGACGCTTTGTTGCCGAAAACGAAGGTGGCAGCGGATCGTGCAAAGTACTGGTAGGTGCAAAATATGGCGAGGTGCTGGGTGTTCATATGATTGGTAATCCATCAAGTGAAATGATTTACGGTGCCTGCATGGCCATTGAAGCTGAAATGACACTTAAAGAAATGGAAGAAGTGGTGTTCCCGCACCCAACCGTTTCGGAGATATTTAAAGAAACCGTATTTAGTTTCGGGCATTAA
- a CDS encoding thiamine pyrophosphate-dependent enzyme, with translation MPKSQFIDPVEVRKSGSIQFKEIPVNQYNKSIEEEKANFSKEEFVDIFHDMALIREFETMLNLIKTKGEYEGIEYNHPGPAHLSIGQESAAVGMAYHLGVEDFIFGSHRSHGEILAKGMSAIHKMSDDELLDVMTNFFDGTILNIVKKGHDGDVKSLARRFLIYGTLAEIFARETGFNKGLGGSMHAFFTPFGVYPNNAIVGGSGDIAVGAALFKKVNKKDGIVVANIGDASMACGPVWEGLAFASMDQFEQLWEGAYQGGLPIIFNIMNNQYGMGGQTCGETMGYDIAARIGAGVNRDSMHAERVDGYNPLAVIDAYKRKMELLKDKKGPVLLDVLTYRYSGHSPSDASSYRSKEEVEAWEKQDCIASYEKELVGAGVAKEAELEAIKADIVELMKYAMKLAIDDKVSPHMDMEKYPELIGDMMFSNESLDKMEDREVEVNHPMEENPRVKQLTKKERFAFDANGKPFSKIKQYQLRDGIFEAIVDRFYKDPTLVAYGEENRDWGGAFAVYRGLTEALPYNRLFNSPISEASIIGTAIGYAMCGGRVIPEIMYCDFLGRCGDEVFNQMPKWQAMSGNVIKMPVVVRVSVGSKYGAQHSQDWTSLVAHIPGLKVVFPVTPYDAKGLMNTALQGTDPVIFFESQRIYDIGEQFHEAGVPEEYYEIPFGEPDVKREGKDITILTIGATLYRALEAADKLKEEYGMEAEVIDARSIVPFNYEKVLESVKKTGRIIISGDANSRGSFLNDMARNITELAFDELDAPPVVVGSRNWITPAYELEEYFFPQVDWFLDAIHEKIVPLKGHVVKNNFTNAEQIRRNKLGI, from the coding sequence ATGCCTAAGTCGCAATTTATTGATCCGGTTGAAGTAAGAAAATCGGGTTCAATTCAATTCAAAGAAATTCCTGTTAACCAATACAACAAAAGTATTGAAGAGGAAAAAGCAAATTTCTCGAAAGAAGAATTCGTTGATATCTTCCATGATATGGCGTTGATTCGTGAGTTCGAAACCATGTTGAACCTTATTAAAACAAAGGGTGAGTACGAAGGAATTGAGTACAACCATCCTGGTCCTGCTCACTTGTCTATCGGACAGGAATCGGCAGCCGTTGGTATGGCTTACCATTTGGGTGTTGAGGATTTTATTTTTGGTTCGCACCGTTCTCACGGCGAGATTTTGGCCAAAGGTATGTCGGCCATTCATAAAATGAGCGACGATGAGTTATTGGATGTAATGACTAATTTTTTCGATGGAACAATTCTGAACATTGTAAAAAAAGGTCACGATGGTGATGTAAAATCATTGGCGCGCCGTTTCCTAATTTACGGAACACTGGCCGAGATTTTTGCCCGCGAAACAGGTTTTAATAAAGGTTTAGGCGGATCGATGCACGCTTTCTTTACGCCGTTTGGTGTATATCCGAACAACGCCATTGTTGGTGGTTCGGGCGATATCGCAGTAGGTGCGGCATTATTCAAAAAAGTAAATAAAAAAGATGGTATTGTAGTGGCCAACATTGGTGATGCTTCAATGGCTTGCGGCCCGGTTTGGGAAGGTCTGGCTTTTGCATCGATGGACCAGTTTGAGCAGCTTTGGGAAGGTGCATATCAAGGTGGTCTGCCAATCATTTTCAATATCATGAATAACCAGTACGGAATGGGTGGACAAACCTGTGGAGAAACCATGGGATACGACATTGCCGCTCGTATTGGTGCCGGTGTAAACCGCGACAGCATGCACGCCGAACGCGTTGACGGTTACAATCCGCTGGCAGTGATTGATGCCTACAAACGCAAAATGGAACTGCTGAAAGACAAAAAAGGTCCGGTTCTGCTCGATGTTTTAACTTACCGTTACAGTGGTCACTCGCCTTCTGATGCTTCGTCGTATCGTAGTAAAGAGGAAGTTGAAGCATGGGAAAAGCAGGATTGTATTGCTTCATACGAAAAAGAGCTGGTTGGAGCTGGCGTTGCAAAAGAAGCAGAGCTTGAGGCCATTAAAGCCGACATCGTTGAGTTGATGAAATACGCGATGAAACTGGCTATTGATGATAAAGTTTCTCCTCACATGGATATGGAGAAATATCCTGAGCTGATCGGCGACATGATGTTCTCGAACGAGAGCCTGGATAAAATGGAAGACCGCGAAGTGGAGGTGAATCACCCTATGGAAGAAAATCCACGTGTAAAACAACTCACTAAAAAAGAGCGTTTTGCTTTTGATGCCAACGGAAAACCATTCTCGAAAATTAAACAATACCAACTACGCGACGGAATTTTCGAAGCCATTGTTGATCGTTTTTATAAAGATCCTACATTGGTTGCTTACGGTGAAGAAAACCGTGACTGGGGTGGTGCTTTTGCCGTTTACCGCGGATTAACAGAAGCTTTACCATACAACCGTTTATTTAACTCGCCAATTTCTGAGGCGTCGATTATTGGTACTGCCATTGGTTATGCCATGTGTGGCGGACGCGTAATTCCTGAAATTATGTATTGCGACTTCCTTGGACGATGTGGCGACGAGGTGTTCAACCAAATGCCGAAGTGGCAGGCGATGTCGGGTAACGTAATTAAAATGCCGGTGGTGGTCCGCGTTTCTGTTGGATCGAAATACGGTGCACAGCACTCGCAAGACTGGACTTCACTGGTAGCGCATATTCCCGGATTGAAAGTGGTATTCCCCGTAACTCCATACGATGCCAAAGGTTTAATGAACACTGCACTGCAGGGAACTGATCCGGTGATTTTCTTTGAAAGCCAGCGTATTTACGACATTGGCGAGCAATTCCACGAAGCTGGTGTGCCTGAAGAATATTACGAAATTCCATTTGGCGAGCCAGATGTAAAACGCGAAGGAAAAGACATTACCATTCTTACCATTGGTGCAACATTGTACCGCGCACTTGAAGCCGCTGATAAACTGAAAGAAGAATACGGCATGGAAGCAGAAGTTATCGATGCCCGTTCAATTGTTCCTTTCAACTACGAAAAAGTGTTGGAGTCGGTTAAAAAGACCGGAAGGATCATCATTTCGGGCGATGCCAACTCACGCGGTTCGTTCCTCAATGATATGGCAAGAAATATTACAGAACTGGCATTCGACGAGCTGGATGCACCTCCTGTAGTTGTTGGTTCGCGTAACTGGATTACTCCGGCCTACGAGCTGGAAGAGTATTTCTTCCCACAGGTAGACTGGTTCCTGGATGCCATTCACGAAAAAATTGTTCCCTTAAAAGGGCATGTTGTGAAGAATAACTTTACCAACGCCGAGCAAATTCGCCGAAATAAGTTGGGAATATAA